Part of the Nicotiana sylvestris chromosome 5, ASM39365v2, whole genome shotgun sequence genome is shown below.
gggaacggtgtcgtttcaacctgaaggggtttgggtcggtccgggtggaatgggtcgggttttgtttatgggttatggggaagtgatctcggccgttgatcaatctgagatcaacggcccagatcagattggattaaaacggcgtcgtttggacgttctgggtgtcagctggtgtggaccgggttacacatggggttttgggtttgagtttgggctttgaattaaaaataaaaataggcccaACCGAGTTTTAAACCCCATTCTGcatctcctttttttttattatttttatatattttttttattttatttttaaaacaaaacctaagtaaataaaaataaaatttcataaacacttaatacaattatttgcacacatatatcaaaatatttaaagcagGCAAGATCGAACAAAACAACAATCACGGaacaaagatgcatatttatgatttttttatttaacaaccggatttcGGTTCAAACAgcacatgacacacacattttttgtattttgttttaataaaaatgggcaaaaatcataaataattaacaaagtgccatgtaaaaatccaattagtacagcaggaccatttgttattattttttaattcttttggagcgattgtcgtgtaaaacaaaaatcacgtactcacaattacaatataaaattttaaataggtaaaattgcataaaaattgaagaaagctataaacaatttaaaaatatatatagatGTGCTCCATCCTTACAAAAAACTAGTCAAAATAATCTATCATATGCTACTTACAAGCACAAATAATTTGAGCGGAAAAGAATAAAATTTTCTATATAGAGGAACAAAAAGGATGACTAACTTGtaatttgaactttgaacttgctGCTATGATGGAGTGTTCTTtgtattttgccaaaaaaaaattCGACTTTTGGTTATTTTTAGGAGATATAGTAGCAGATTAGGGGACAAGATAAAGAGTTGGGAAAGACCATAAATTTGGGCTTCTagcaataaaaaaaaaaaggtctTGGGTTTTAAATTTAATACTTTAGAGTAAATACAAGGTAATTTTTGAGAATTTAGGGTACTATATTAAGGACTTAttcaataaattttattttaatttgaaaaagtctATTGGGCTTACGCCTCACTGAAAAACTCGCCTCAACGCCCGTGCATACGTCTCGAATTATAGGCGTACGCCTCTTGAGACTTttgcctccccccccccccccctccatcACTTCGgggcatttttggtgcacctcgCCTCAAGGCTCGCCTCAAAAATGCCTTTTAAAATACTGGTTTTAAACATATGACACATAATTGGTACAATTCTTCTCCCTCCTTCTCACAAAATGTGCACATTAATTAGTGCTCTACATGTTCGACCAATTACTTAAGGTTTGCTCTCTATCCAACAAGTTTTCTCTGTACTTGCAAATGCTGAAATATTATGCATGCCTAATTAGGACTTAAGTAAAAtacccaaaaaaataaaataaaaaatcaagatGATTACATGGAAAAAAATTTAGGAAAGCATAATACTCACAACACTACAACAAAAAAAATGGTATTAAGGGCAATAAAAATTGTCGCAAAAACCTTTACCAGGAATTGCATATTTGCAATAGTATCTAgtatcccaaaaatgttttagtGGGCCAtcgcaacaacaacaacaacaacgacccagtataatcccacaagtggggtctggggagggtaatatgtacgcagaccttacccctaccccgaagggtagagaggctgtttccagaagaccctcggctcaaaaaagcaatacgagataatatattagtaccataaaaatacgtaataaaataacaacaatatatcggagatacgaaatatgaaatacaggatatgaaatacgaaatacgaaatagatggctggtatagtacaattagaaggtaaagccctgcatcaatagacgaccactgacattcctagtctaactcctaactagatagtctctctcagttgtgctgtagaaatattcaccctctcccctaacctacaaccttaatgctcgacctccataattccctatcaagggccatgtcctcagtaatcctaagtcgcgtcatgtcctgtctgatcacctctccccaatacttcttaggtctccctctacctctccgcgtgcccactacagccagtcgctcacacctcctcaccggtgcatcagtgctcctcctctgaatgtgcccaaaccatctgagtcttacttcccgcatcttgtcctccatgggggccacacccaccttctctcgaatatctgcattcctaatcttatccatccttgtatgcccgcacatccacctcaacatcctcatctctgctactttcatcttctgggtgtgcgagttctttaccggccaacattcagttccatacaacatggcaggcctaaccactgctctataaaacttaccttttagtaacggtggcactttcttgtcacacaaaactcccgacgctaacctccacttcatcaaCCCCACCCcgatacggtgtgtgacatcctcgtcaatctccccgatcccctgaataaccgatccaaggtacttgaaactatctTTCTTGgaaatgacttgagagtcaagcctcacttcaactcccgcttccgtcggctcaactccaaaatACGAGTGGTTCATAATATAGTCAATGTAGAACATTGACTGCTGGATTCCTAAATAAATATGCAAATTGTAATGGGGAATCCATTGCAAAAGTATGAGAACGATATATTTGTGGGTTGGTTTCACTACTAAGGTAAAAGTTTCGAATGAGAATTTTCTGTGCCTCTGATGAAGAATGCTACTTCAATATTGGTCCATGATTAATTATGGTATTTTCAAACCTCTATATTCTTAGATTATTATGACTAGGTTCACAGAATCCATGACGTTTTCTTGTCTATGACATGATTATGATAGGTCATTTATAGTTTTAAACTTAAATTCTGTATTTCGAAACTTCGAATAGTGTGCGTAGTTCGTATCTTGTTCTCATACAAACTCCACCACCGTTCAAGGTTCCACGTGAGTGGTTCTGATACCATATGTAACATCCCAACtcactagtgatattgtccgctttgggctGAGGCCCGCACGGTTTTAAAACGCATTATTAGAGTCTAAAGCTTGTTTACTTATATACCTAACATTTCTCCTGTGTTTAGATTCGCCTAAAGTGTCACAATCTAACCCACACATTTGTCACCTGAACTTGAGATGCATATTCTCCTCAGTTCATTGTCTTACAAAGATCGGCATCAACTAAGAATAAGGTTTTCTAGTAAGAGAATACCATAAAAAGGTAGGATTCTTGGCATAGTACAAAAAACAATTAAGCATATAGGCACCACACAATATCAACAATACTGCTCATATAAATAGCCATAGCTAGCTCCTCCTCTGATCACGAATTGCAATAACTTTGAAAGAGAAAAGTGAAGTATTTTAGTGTATGGTGATAATATATAATACATCTTCTATCATCATGCCAAGAATAGATCCTTTGATAGTCGGTGGTGTGGTAGGAGATGTTTTAGATCCATTCACAAGGTCTGTTGACCTTAGAGTGGTTTATAATAATAAGGAAGTCAACAATGCATGCGGCTTGAAACCTTCTCAAATTGTTACGCAACCTAGGGTTCAAATTGGAGGGGATGATCTTCGCAACTTTTACACTCTGGTTAATTATATTCCTTCTATTCTATTTTATATGTCACTATTACTATTTCGAAAATTAAAAAGATTCTTCTCTAATagcaatttttttaaaataaaaaagagacaCCTGGAAGCTCCATCTCTGCGGAGCCCAAGGAAGCATCAGACTCCATTGGGTCTTATTACCTTGTATTTCTTCAAAAGATTGTTTATGTTGCTTGAACCCACGACATTCTGGTCATACAATTTTTTCAAATaccttttaaatattttgaattattAACTATTGTCACTTATAGTAATTTTTATGTAGTTTCTAAATATgtagattttatttttaaaactttaaGTTATATATGATTCACATTGAAAATTAAGCAGTTTGACATCATATTCCAATTCCCACCAAgtaaaatggaaaggaaggagtATATATATAAACGGTggtgtttagttttaatttctcTATCTTTCTTAATGTGGAATTTATTTAAGACATTTAAGATTTTGTGCTCTTTTTCCCCAAGGTTATGGTGGATCCTGATGCTCCAAGCCCAAGCAACCCTAACCTGAGGGAGTATCTACACTGGTTAGTCTAACTTAATAAGTTCACCACATAACCCTTCTTGTAGTTTtcctttttaaatttataacGCTCATTAAAAGTAAATCACTATCACTATACATCTACGTACCCCTACCCCCTCCCCCACCCAACCccaccctctttttttctttctaataCTAGCTTTATTAATTTTTTTGCAGGCTGGTCACAGATATCCCAGCAACTACAGATACAAGCTTTGGTAAATTCTCCTATATTACAGATCATGAATTACTTCTTTGTACTAAAATCCATTCTGCTTGCGAATTAGTTTGTCATTTACAAACCTCCCAACTCCCCCTTCACCCCACCAAAAAAACACAAACCAAAAAAAGAAGCAACTCATTAGGTTAGATGGGTTTTGGACTAATCAACATTTTCAGGTAGAGTTTTAGTGTTATGCACTCACACGGTAAAAAATATTTGCACGGTTAGGTTTCATTTATAAGATAATAGCTTAATTGATAGCCTACTCAGATCTATTATAGGCAACATATTATAAACACTTAAAATGTAAATTTATTTACTGTATCAGTGTATATATAACTAAAATcctttttactttatattttgctGCACTCCAGGAAATGAAGTTGTATGCTACGAGAGTCCACAACCATCAATGGGAATTCATCGCTTTGTTTTCGCGTTGTTTCGACAATTGGGTCGCGAAACTGTGTATGCGCCAGGTTGGCGTCAGAATTTCAACACAAGAGACTTTGCAGAACTTTACAATCTTGGTTTGCCTGTTGCTGCTGTTTACTTCAATTGCCATAGGGAGAGTGGTACTGGTGGCCGCCGCGCAtattaaagatatatatatatatatataaagctttATTGTTATTATGTCGTGAAATCTTACTAAAAAGTTTTGCAGAAATATCTGCACTTTGTTTGctatataattattattaaatattgGTTAGCATATGATACTTGTATTAGTTGCAATATAACTTTTCATGTTACctatgtattgggaaaaattgggtttacatattaaagtggaaTAAAGATGACGTGTCAAGACACGTAGACTAGTCAAAGAGTTACAGCTGACAAAgagacacgagttgcaacagatacgagcaaaggcaaaggaagaggcacgagcAAATATTCAAAGGACTCGGcgctcgtacctatttaagtcatttaggtCCAGGAATCaaggggaatgaatctgacaatatatgagagtacagatacagtatttaatgagcaTTAAATACTGAATATGTTAGAGAATCTATATTTaatacaatgattgtgtaacgtagcattcaatgtctttaatacTCATAATAGCCTAATTATGACAAGGGCAAAATGCATATCTcccaaatagctataaaagggagataactgatcaattgtagggacacgaaatactatctgAATATATTGATTTGCTTGTTTTTCTTCTGATTATAttattgctagccaaattactttctttcatatattcttttgattatcaataacccgagttcttctaaattaaagctttgaccgaaatcccattttttggttaaacaaattggttccgttatcgggaatctgataatctattctcTTTTggcttaactttccttgttgcatcaatcaTGTCGAACAATAATGACAGCATCCAaggaaaccaacaacttcagGGAGATCCACAGGGTACTCACACCCGGTCCCTTCTCCACGAGGCTCTCCTCGGCagtctcgtgaaggcactcctgacggatctcatacaaatggaaacgctcaatttgaaaatgttgaagctatcgatgaagctttgcaaaaactaattgctgctcaggtcaataaagctcttgaggcTTTTGCTAGCCAGTTACCTACCAAcaacacccactccaaataacaacactttggagaaccctcggTCCGGGCTTGTTAATTCAGGTAGTGGTAGAACCCCCAGTGAATTACAAGAGGGAGAACGAGATAACTTAGTCAATTCTAAtatacaaaatttagtactaacattgcagaaactgctcaaggagcaaagtgaccgcatagaaCAAATACCCGGGGTGCCTcccgtaatcaaagggatagacatggataaatattcacagcaaccctggaagccaagtgcggCTCCCCTCctaattccaaagaaattcaaaatgcctgatattccaaaatatgatggaacaacagacccacaagacacgtgactgcattcacaacaggcgtaaaaggcaaagatttgactaagcaggagttCGAATCAATATTAgtcaaaaaattcggtgaaacactcaccaagggagcATTAActtggtattctcttttacccaaaaattctataaattcttttgctgagcttgcagattctttcatcaaagcacactcggaagctcaaaaagtcaaaaaaagaatggaagatattttcaagatcaagcaaggggactcagaattgcttaCAGAGTTCGTGGATAGATTCAAACGTGAAAGAATGACGATACCACGTGTACCAGATAATTGGgaagctatagctttcacaagcaatttgaatgaaaaaagctcagaagctacgaggcgactcaaagaaagccttcgtgaactcccagctacaacgtggaatgacATTTACAACAGGTATAACACAAagctgaggatagaagaagatattatTCCACGacttcaaaaggaagaaaaggtaAGTTTGAGACGTGCGGAGACcgaaaaaagatccggtaaaaataggtacgagccatACATGGGACCTGCGGAAAAAGACTCACGATCAAAGCAGGACAATCAAAGGTATGATCACAGATCAAGGAATCGAAATACctatgagtcacgagatgatgatagaaatttgaaggcgaGATTTGGCGGTTATAGTTTCAATGTGAGCACTTCCGAGCTCGTAGttattttgagaagcatgggagataaggtacgatggccaaaagagatgatATCGAATCCAAAGAGGCgcaaccctgatcattggtgcaaGTTTCATAATGACCATGGGCATAAAATGGCAGATTGTaggtttttacaaagtgaagtagatcatttatcaaaataaggatatcttactgagttgttcagtgagaaaggtaagcaagcttacatgaagaacaggcaggagcccccgaagccaccttctcccaaaagaaccgACAACATTATAAGCGGAGGTAAAGGCATCAATGGCATATCATCCACTACAActaacaaaatttccaaagttACAATTGCCCAAGGGAAACGGGTGTGACATGTCATAGAGGAAGAAAgcattacatttgatgatgcagatgcagatggcgtattaacccctcataacaatgcactagtaatatctctaattgtacatgatactaatgtaaaacaaGTTTTcattgatccaggtagtttcgtgaacattattttgctaagagtattacgtgagataCAAGCAGAAGATAGAATAATACCAAAGACAATACTCTACCTGGATTTGAAAATTCTAGTGTTGTgacgaaaggagaggtaacactcaccacattcgcagaaggagtcATCAAAGATAAAAAGTTTCAagtagtagatatggagatggcttacaatatgatccttgggagaccatggatccatgaaatggatgttgttccttcaaccttgcatcaagtcaTTAAATTTCCATCACTTTGGGGAGTATGTCAAATTCATGGAGATCAACATACATCTAGGAGCATCAATTCTGTAGCAAATTCAAGtacaaaaaatgaaggaaaatagca
Proteins encoded:
- the LOC104231731 gene encoding protein FLOWERINGUS T-like, translating into MVIIYNTSSIIMPRIDPLIVGGVVGDVLDPFTRSVDLRVVYNNKEVNNACGLKPSQIVTQPRVQIGGDDLRNFYTLVMVDPDAPSPSNPNLREYLHWLVTDIPATTDTSFGNEVVCYESPQPSMGIHRFVFALFRQLGRETVYAPGWRQNFNTRDFAELYNLGLPVAAVYFNCHRESGTGGRRAY